A genomic segment from Hypomesus transpacificus isolate Combined female chromosome 13, fHypTra1, whole genome shotgun sequence encodes:
- the cep55l gene encoding centrosomal protein of 55 kDa, with translation MAAKGAKETIVNKLGFKSNSAKAEVEMDRLRKENAHLRRKVDEVSKRVAKPPDSDKSKLLERILSLETLRERNSQQLLVKDQEMDTLRRQLSSKGGELVASLQAQLEQRRREAEQKDKLYQSLSEETENLKNKFAALSARCQALEKQDPVALQNGHVPSGDLVVVHDQLRDALEKNQQWLVYDHQREAYVKAVLARTLELEQQLSTANTALQALQQTQHSDASTDEKSQAQARMQEHCNQLLQGAKRDAEGQREQASRAQAELGELQRRYEERSLQLEETREQLQAERLCNRHTVSEERKCSTERTDRMRVELESMDVRLEEERKRSADLLLQVNLLQKSLLSQNEEKRRMAVLEQQVQLSAKDFENEKLDRQSLQHQLQKVLKELRKARDQITRLESSKQQSRFSEPSSYNKLEFERLSIDDRAPSSPSKPSSQLDESFLECPKCRAPYATSQHRELLAHIDYCFN, from the exons ATGGCGGCGAAAGGCGCAAAGGAGACCATCGTCAACAAGCTGGGCTTCAAGTCCAACAGCGCCAAGGCAGAGGTGGAGATGGATAGACTCCGCAAGGAAAATGCTCATCTGCGGAGGAAGGTGGACGAGGTATCTAAACGAGTTGCCAAACCTCCAGATTCAGACAAAAGCAAACTTCTGGAG aggattctgTCGctggagacactgagagagagaaacagccaACAGCTACTAGTGAAGGATCAAGAAATGGACACCCTCAGACGGCAACTATCTTctaagggaggagag TTGGTGGCATCTCTGCAGGCTCAGTTGGAGCAGCGTAGGAGAGAGGCTGAGCAAAAAGACAAACTCTATCAGTCTCTGTCAGAAGAGACGGAGAACCTGAAGAACAAGTTTGCTGCTCTTTCTGCCCGATGCCAGGCCCTGGAGAAACAGGACCCTGTTGctttacag AACGGCCACGTTCCATCTGGGGACCTAGTGGTGGTTCACGACCAACTGAGAGAT GCCCTGGAGAAGAACCAGCAGTGGCTTGTTTACGACCATCAGAGAGAGGCCTACGTGAAGGCTGTCTTGGCCCGCACCCTGGAGCTGGAACAGCAGCTCAGCACAGccaacacagccctgcaggcGCTCCAGCAGACCCAGCACTCAGATGCCAGCACTGATG AGAAATCCCAGGCGCAGGCTCGAATGCAGGAGCACTGCAACCAGCTGCTGCAGGGGGCCAAGAGGGACGCGGAGGGCCAGCGGGAGCAGGCCAGCAGGGCCCAGGCTGAGCTGGGGGAGCTGCAGAGGAGGTATGAGGAGAGGAGCCTCCAGCTGGAGGAGACTAGGGAGCAGCTGCAAGCTGAACGCCTCTGCAACAG GCACACTGTGAGCGAGGAGAGGAAGTGCTCGACAGAGAGGACTGACAGGATGCGGGTGGAGCTGGAGAGTATGGAcgtcaggctggaggaggagaggaagcgcTCTGCTGACCTGctgctacag GTGAATCTCCTTCAGAAGTCTCTGCTGAGCCAgaatgaggagaagaggagaatggCTGTGCTGGAACAGCAG GTCCAGCTTTCTGCCAAAGACTTTGAGAACGAGAAGCTTGATCGCCAGAGTCTGCAGCACCAGTTACAAAAGGTTCTGAAGGAGCTGCGAAAGGCCCGGGACCAGATTACCAGGCTGGAGTCTTCT AAACAGCAGAGCCGTTTCTCTGAACCAAGCTCGTACAACAAGCTGGAGTTTGAGAGGCTGTCCATTGATGACCGCGCACCCTCCTCGCCCAGCAAGCCCTCCAGCCAATTGGACGAGAGTTTCCTTGAATGCCCGAAGTGTCGCGCCCCATACGCCACCAGTCAGCATCGGGAGCTGCTGGCTCACATTGACTACTGCTTCAACTGA